Proteins encoded together in one Neobacillus sp. FSL H8-0543 window:
- a CDS encoding DUF1054 domain-containing protein: protein MDFNGFTEKDFDVFKIDGLEARMDALKELVRPKLDSLGQYFQPTLSSITGDEMYIHVAKHARRTVNPPKDTWVALANNPRGYKMLPHFQIGLWNTHLFVWFAVIYEAPQKQEIATRMLKKLNKIYKEIPKDFVWSLDHMKVESSTHGELSKEDLQSFLERLQNVKKAEILCGFEIDRKQAIELGAEGLLQQIDSVFNKVAPLYKIAMNIK, encoded by the coding sequence ATGGATTTCAACGGTTTTACAGAAAAGGATTTTGATGTTTTTAAAATAGATGGATTAGAGGCAAGAATGGACGCTCTTAAAGAATTGGTCCGTCCTAAATTAGATAGTCTGGGACAATACTTTCAACCGACCCTATCTTCAATTACAGGTGATGAAATGTATATCCACGTTGCCAAGCATGCAAGAAGGACCGTTAATCCACCCAAAGATACGTGGGTAGCCTTAGCAAATAATCCCCGCGGGTACAAAATGCTCCCTCATTTTCAAATCGGCTTATGGAATACTCATTTATTTGTTTGGTTTGCAGTAATTTATGAGGCTCCACAAAAACAGGAAATTGCCACAAGAATGTTAAAAAAGCTAAACAAGATTTATAAAGAAATACCAAAAGACTTTGTCTGGTCCTTGGATCACATGAAGGTCGAGTCATCAACGCATGGCGAGCTTTCAAAAGAAGATTTACAGTCATTTCTCGAGAGATTACAAAACGTAAAAAAAGCCGAAATTCTATGCGGATTTGAAATTGACCGTAAGCAAGCTATTGAGCTAGGTGCTGAAGGTCTTCTTCAACAAATAGATAGTGTCTTTAATAAGGTAGCCCCACTATATAAAATTGCAATGAATATTAAATAG
- a CDS encoding inositol monophosphatase family protein, with the protein MDWEYIDLHAKQWVKEAGERIRSSFNKTLTIEFKSNPNDLVTDIDKEIEQFFIRKIRAAFPTHKIMGEEGFGDELTNLDGIVWLIDPIDGTMNFVHQQRNFAISLAVYENGIGKIGIIYDVAHDELYHAIKGKGAYMNDILLPPLVEKPLSESIIALNATWLMENRRIDHNLMIPIVRKARGTRSYGTATLEMVFVATSRIDAYISMRLSPWDIAAGTVIVEELGGIVTNLRGEKLNFLTQDSLFVSVPGLHETIMTDYLKEGKW; encoded by the coding sequence ATGGACTGGGAGTATATTGATTTACATGCCAAGCAATGGGTTAAAGAGGCTGGGGAAAGAATACGTTCCTCCTTTAATAAAACTTTAACTATAGAATTCAAATCTAACCCCAATGACCTCGTAACAGATATTGATAAAGAAATTGAACAATTTTTTATTAGAAAAATACGAGCGGCTTTTCCTACTCATAAAATTATGGGTGAAGAAGGATTTGGTGATGAATTAACAAACCTCGATGGCATTGTTTGGCTAATCGATCCGATTGATGGAACCATGAACTTTGTCCACCAACAGCGCAATTTTGCCATTTCACTAGCGGTTTACGAAAATGGCATTGGAAAGATAGGTATTATTTATGATGTTGCACATGATGAATTGTACCATGCTATTAAGGGGAAGGGGGCATATATGAATGATATTTTGCTTCCCCCACTCGTTGAAAAACCCTTAAGTGAGTCGATTATTGCTTTAAATGCAACGTGGTTAATGGAGAATCGTCGGATTGACCATAATTTAATGATTCCAATCGTGAGAAAGGCTCGAGGAACAAGATCATACGGAACGGCAACACTTGAGATGGTATTTGTTGCAACCAGCAGAATTGATGCCTACATATCGATGCGATTATCTCCCTGGGATATTGCTGCAGGAACTGTCATTGTTGAAGAATTAGGCGGCATAGTAACAAACTTAAGAGGAGAAAAACTTAATTTCCTTACACAAGATTCCCTGTTCGTCTCGGTACCAGGCCTACACGAAACGATCATGACTGATTATTTAAAGGAAGGCAAATGGTGA
- a CDS encoding YlaF family protein: MNQIKWVFIIYAVLAAISIMGIGIAIGEKSLLGVIGCIIAVLIVMGMGFKTKANMRANGEL; the protein is encoded by the coding sequence ATGAATCAAATTAAATGGGTATTTATTATTTATGCAGTTCTTGCTGCTATAAGCATCATGGGTATCGGTATAGCCATAGGGGAAAAAAGTCTTCTAGGTGTTATTGGATGTATCATTGCTGTTTTGATTGTGATGGGGATGGGGTTCAAAACAAAAGCAAATATGAGGGCAAATGGAGAACTCTAA
- the typA gene encoding translational GTPase TypA, protein MKIREDIRNIAIIAHVDHGKTTLVDQLLKQSGTFRTNEHVEERAMDSGDIERERGITILAKNTAIQYKDKRINILDTPGHADFGGEVERIMKMVDGVLLVVDAYEGTMPQTRFVLKKALEQKITPIVVVNKIDRDFARPLEVVDEVIDLFIELGAEEDQLDFPVIFASGINGTASTTPDKQDENMQCLYDCIVETIPAPIDNRDEPLQFQVALLDYNDYVGRIGIGRVFRGTIHVGQQVSLMKIDGSVKQFRVTKLFGFFGLKRQEIQEAVAGDLIAISGMEDINVGETVCPVEHEDALPILRIDEPTLQMTFVVNNSPFAGREGKYLTSRKIEERLLAQLQTDVSLRVENTDSPDAWIVSGRGELHLSILIENMRREGYELQVSKPEVIVKVIDGVRCEPVERVQIDVPEEHTGSVMESIGARKGEMLDMINNGSGQVRLIFNVPARGLIGYTTEFLTMTRGYGIINHTFDSYHPMVQGQVGGRREGVLVSMESGKASTYGIMGVEDRGTIFVEPGTEIYEGMIVGEHTRENDITVNITKVKQATNVRSANKDQTSVIKKPRLMTLEESLEYLNEDEYCEVTPESIRLRKKILDKNERERAAKKSKVQS, encoded by the coding sequence TTGAAAATAAGAGAAGATATTCGCAATATTGCGATCATCGCCCACGTAGACCATGGCAAAACAACTTTGGTTGACCAGTTATTAAAACAATCGGGAACCTTTCGTACCAATGAGCATGTAGAAGAACGTGCAATGGATTCAGGAGATATAGAAAGGGAACGCGGAATAACGATTCTCGCTAAGAATACAGCGATTCAATATAAAGATAAAAGAATCAATATTTTAGACACCCCAGGACATGCTGACTTCGGTGGAGAAGTTGAACGTATTATGAAAATGGTTGATGGCGTGTTGCTTGTAGTCGATGCGTATGAAGGTACAATGCCGCAAACTCGCTTTGTTCTAAAGAAAGCATTAGAGCAAAAAATAACTCCAATTGTTGTTGTTAATAAAATTGACCGTGATTTTGCCCGACCTTTAGAAGTAGTAGATGAAGTAATTGATTTATTTATCGAATTAGGTGCAGAAGAAGATCAGCTTGATTTCCCGGTGATTTTTGCTTCGGGAATAAATGGAACGGCTAGCACAACTCCTGACAAACAGGATGAAAACATGCAATGCTTGTATGACTGCATTGTAGAAACCATCCCAGCACCAATAGATAATCGTGACGAGCCTTTACAATTCCAAGTAGCGCTACTTGATTATAATGATTATGTTGGCAGAATTGGAATTGGCCGGGTATTCCGCGGTACGATTCATGTAGGTCAACAAGTTTCTCTTATGAAAATTGACGGTTCCGTTAAACAATTCCGTGTAACAAAACTTTTTGGATTCTTTGGGCTAAAACGTCAGGAAATTCAAGAAGCGGTTGCGGGAGATTTAATTGCCATCTCTGGTATGGAAGATATTAATGTCGGTGAAACCGTTTGTCCTGTTGAACATGAGGATGCATTACCGATTTTAAGAATCGACGAACCGACGCTGCAAATGACTTTTGTTGTAAACAACAGCCCATTTGCCGGACGTGAAGGCAAGTACTTAACTTCAAGGAAAATCGAAGAAAGATTACTTGCGCAATTGCAAACAGATGTAAGTTTACGTGTTGAAAATACGGATTCACCAGATGCTTGGATCGTTTCAGGACGTGGAGAACTTCATTTATCCATCTTGATTGAGAATATGCGTCGTGAAGGCTACGAGCTTCAGGTATCTAAACCAGAAGTAATTGTAAAAGTTATTGATGGTGTTCGTTGTGAACCAGTTGAAAGAGTACAAATCGATGTGCCTGAAGAACATACTGGTTCAGTAATGGAGTCGATAGGAGCACGTAAAGGTGAAATGCTTGATATGATTAATAATGGATCTGGTCAAGTTCGTTTAATCTTTAATGTTCCTGCCCGCGGCCTAATTGGTTATACAACAGAGTTCTTAACGATGACTCGCGGATATGGAATCATCAATCACACATTTGATAGCTATCATCCAATGGTTCAAGGTCAAGTCGGCGGAAGACGCGAAGGTGTGCTTGTGTCTATGGAATCTGGAAAAGCCTCCACATATGGTATCATGGGGGTTGAAGACCGTGGTACAATCTTTGTAGAACCAGGTACTGAAATTTACGAAGGTATGATTGTTGGTGAACATACTCGTGAAAATGATATCACTGTAAATATTACAAAAGTGAAGCAAGCAACGAATGTTCGTTCAGCCAACAAAGATCAAACTTCGGTCATCAAAAAACCGCGTCTAATGACTCTTGAAGAATCATTAGAGTATCTAAATGAAGATGAATACTGTGAGGTTACACCCGAATCCATCCGTTTACGGAAGAAAATTCTTGATAAAAACGAACGTGAAAGAGCTGCTAAAAAGTCTAAGGTGCAGAGTTAG
- a CDS encoding YlaH-like family protein produces the protein MNVVERLSFFPALYNVTENPKVGMWLLYITIVALSIVVYKLGFAQKLPLGKSILIYLFLGAGCTVLTALGIFLPIAEGLVVAALILIIYKIRLHQSKKQQVEAK, from the coding sequence GTGAATGTAGTGGAACGGCTTTCATTTTTCCCTGCTCTTTATAATGTAACTGAAAATCCAAAAGTTGGTATGTGGCTACTTTATATCACGATAGTGGCGTTATCCATTGTTGTATATAAATTAGGCTTTGCACAAAAGTTACCGCTGGGAAAATCAATTCTGATTTATCTATTCTTAGGTGCTGGCTGTACTGTTCTTACTGCTTTAGGTATCTTTTTGCCTATAGCAGAAGGGCTTGTGGTTGCAGCATTAATCTTAATTATTTATAAAATTCGCTTACATCAGTCGAAAAAGCAGCAGGTTGAAGCAAAATAA
- a CDS encoding YlaI family protein, producing MRVKCVICDKIEPIEDQSFVAKRLRNRPIHTYMCNDCSNRISEKTQARIETGNFKFYRKRSEKDDW from the coding sequence ATGAGAGTAAAGTGCGTAATCTGTGACAAAATTGAACCGATAGAAGATCAGTCATTTGTAGCCAAGCGTCTTCGCAATCGACCTATCCATACATATATGTGTAATGATTGCAGTAATCGAATATCTGAAAAAACCCAAGCCAGAATTGAGACCGGAAACTTCAAATTTTATCGTAAACGGTCAGAAAAGGACGATTGGTAA
- a CDS encoding pyridoxamine 5'-phosphate oxidase family protein codes for MANQVEPKLIKALYDELQQERFVTLATVDYETGAPSVNSISWIFAKDDSTILFAIDNRSRIVQNIAENNQVVINIIANESTYAILGDASVKEEKLNDVPLKLALVEVAIKEVRDVMFYGSKITADPEYDKTYDKNAAARLDKQVMEAIKKA; via the coding sequence ATGGCAAATCAGGTAGAACCAAAGCTAATTAAAGCTTTGTATGATGAACTGCAGCAGGAAAGGTTTGTGACATTAGCAACGGTGGATTATGAAACAGGGGCTCCTAGTGTTAATTCTATTTCCTGGATATTTGCGAAGGATGATAGCACAATTTTATTTGCGATTGACAATCGATCTAGAATCGTACAAAATATTGCTGAAAATAATCAAGTAGTTATAAATATAATAGCTAATGAGTCTACCTATGCAATTTTAGGTGACGCTTCAGTGAAAGAAGAAAAGCTTAATGATGTTCCGTTAAAATTAGCATTAGTTGAAGTAGCAATTAAAGAAGTTCGAGATGTTATGTTCTATGGATCAAAAATTACTGCCGATCCTGAATACGACAAAACCTATGACAAAAATGCAGCAGCAAGGCTGGATAAACAGGTAATGGAAGCAATAAAAAAAGCTTAG
- a CDS encoding YhcN/YlaJ family sporulation lipoprotein yields MKKLLMISVLLLILPGCNLNQNAQNQNNEKQSLVNVKNSYIEEVDRQTGQEISKHLVELATSIPDVNDATAVVLGRYAIVGIDVNSKLERSQVGSIKYSVAESLKGDPHGARAVVVADADTMQRLKEINGDIKKGRPIQGIMEELADIAGRLIPEIPADIIDPNPKNATEEPKKKLPEGQKDKLEEEQEDQSNHHK; encoded by the coding sequence ATGAAGAAATTATTAATGATTTCCGTTTTACTGCTGATATTACCTGGCTGTAACCTCAATCAAAATGCCCAAAATCAAAATAATGAAAAGCAATCATTAGTGAATGTCAAAAACAGTTACATTGAAGAGGTTGACCGGCAAACGGGCCAAGAAATATCCAAACATTTAGTTGAACTCGCAACTAGCATTCCGGATGTAAATGATGCTACTGCTGTCGTACTTGGAAGATATGCAATTGTCGGAATTGACGTTAACTCGAAACTGGAACGGTCGCAGGTTGGTTCAATTAAATATTCAGTAGCAGAAAGCTTAAAAGGGGATCCTCACGGCGCTCGGGCAGTGGTCGTTGCGGATGCAGATACGATGCAAAGACTGAAAGAAATCAATGGTGACATAAAGAAAGGAAGGCCAATACAAGGAATAATGGAAGAGTTGGCTGACATTGCGGGCAGATTAATACCAGAGATTCCAGCAGATATCATTGACCCTAATCCAAAAAATGCAACGGAAGAACCAAAGAAAAAATTACCAGAAGGCCAAAAAGATAAACTAGAGGAAGAGCAAGAAGACCAGTCAAATCATCATAAATAA
- a CDS encoding PhoH family protein, protein MSKIYVLDTNVLLQDPYSIFSFQDNEVVIPAVVLEEVDSKKRYMDEIGRNARHVSRLIDGLRAAGKLHEKIPLDNGGTIRIELNHRSFHELQDIFIEKTNDNRILAVANNLLAEEKLKENGKPVIIVSKDALVRVKADAIGLTAEDFLSDRVVEVDHIYTGFLEVYLSVDLLGRFYEKGELLLSEIANHTYFPNQYLVMKDVLGGSASALGIIDKTRKKVKKLAINQEHVWGVHPRNVQQTMAIELLLRKDISLVTLIGKAGTGKTLLALASGLMQTEDYRDFKKLLVARPIVPVGKDLGFLPGEKQEKLRPWMQPIFDNLEYLFNTKKPGELDAILAGMGSIEVEALTYIRGRSLPKQFIIIDEAQNLTKHEVKTIITRVGEGSKIVLMGDPEQIDHPYLDAYNNGLTYVVERFKDQVISGHVKLLKGERSGLARLAADLL, encoded by the coding sequence TTGAGTAAAATATACGTGTTAGATACAAACGTCTTATTACAAGACCCGTATTCCATATTCTCTTTTCAAGATAATGAAGTTGTTATTCCTGCAGTTGTCCTTGAAGAAGTGGACTCAAAGAAAAGATACATGGATGAAATAGGCAGAAATGCCAGGCATGTTTCAAGGTTAATTGACGGGCTTCGTGCAGCAGGAAAACTCCATGAGAAAATTCCTTTAGATAATGGTGGAACGATAAGAATTGAGCTAAATCACCGTTCCTTTCATGAATTACAGGATATATTTATTGAAAAAACAAATGACAACCGCATATTAGCAGTGGCAAATAACCTTTTAGCTGAAGAAAAATTAAAGGAAAATGGTAAGCCAGTCATAATCGTTAGTAAGGATGCCCTTGTTCGGGTAAAGGCAGATGCAATCGGACTGACTGCTGAGGACTTTTTAAGTGATAGAGTAGTTGAGGTAGACCATATCTATACAGGATTCCTAGAAGTATATTTGTCAGTAGACTTATTAGGTCGATTTTATGAAAAAGGTGAACTCTTGCTTTCTGAAATAGCTAATCACACCTACTTTCCGAATCAGTATTTGGTAATGAAAGATGTATTGGGAGGGTCGGCTTCTGCATTAGGGATCATTGATAAGACAAGAAAAAAGGTAAAAAAGCTTGCCATCAATCAAGAACATGTTTGGGGTGTTCATCCAAGAAATGTTCAACAAACCATGGCAATTGAACTTTTGCTACGAAAAGATATTTCTCTAGTAACCTTAATAGGGAAAGCAGGTACAGGGAAAACCTTGCTGGCTCTAGCATCTGGATTAATGCAAACAGAGGATTATCGTGATTTTAAAAAATTATTAGTGGCTAGACCGATTGTACCAGTTGGGAAGGATCTAGGGTTTTTACCTGGTGAAAAACAAGAAAAACTTAGACCTTGGATGCAGCCAATATTTGATAATCTAGAATACCTATTTAACACAAAGAAACCTGGGGAACTGGATGCGATTCTAGCAGGTATGGGTTCAATTGAGGTTGAGGCGTTAACATATATACGCGGGAGAAGTTTACCAAAGCAGTTTATCATCATTGATGAGGCACAAAATCTAACAAAACATGAAGTGAAAACAATTATTACCCGAGTAGGTGAGGGCAGCAAAATTGTCTTAATGGGAGACCCCGAACAAATTGACCATCCATATCTTGATGCTTATAATAATGGACTAACCTATGTGGTCGAAAGATTTAAAGACCAAGTTATTTCAGGTCACGTGAAACTGTTAAAAGGAGAGAGGTCTGGTTTGGCTAGACTTGCAGCAGATTTATTATGA
- a CDS encoding peptidyl-prolyl cis-trans isomerase → MEKIILITGQVKFPITLDPGVWIFDDRKIDLTTHFTAKQEQVDELLEYTKSVSKHWDREIMEGSIYPPTLKTEKKFIKEKVLFGTFAIPFKPFLDNAEPNQSANVVVIKSLNEEVEIPLDKAKDLILGFSANGKPVNNGPVHVYFGDGSNQKNPIINVREFLIR, encoded by the coding sequence ATGGAGAAAATTATCTTAATTACAGGTCAAGTGAAATTTCCAATTACTCTTGACCCTGGCGTCTGGATTTTTGACGATCGCAAAATAGATCTGACTACTCATTTTACTGCAAAACAAGAGCAAGTAGATGAACTTCTTGAATATACCAAATCAGTTTCTAAGCATTGGGACCGAGAAATAATGGAAGGCTCTATTTATCCGCCAACATTAAAAACAGAAAAGAAATTCATTAAAGAGAAGGTTCTCTTTGGGACATTTGCCATTCCTTTTAAACCATTCTTAGATAATGCAGAACCAAATCAGTCTGCTAATGTGGTTGTAATAAAAAGTTTAAATGAAGAAGTTGAAATACCGCTCGATAAGGCAAAGGATTTAATACTAGGATTTTCTGCTAACGGAAAACCAGTCAATAATGGTCCAGTCCACGTTTATTTTGGTGATGGTTCTAATCAGAAAAATCCAATTATCAATGTAAGAGAGTTTCTTATAAGGTAA
- a CDS encoding YlaN family protein: protein MASEMIVNHQEKAYALLQADAEKILKLIKVQMDNLTMPQCPLYEEVLDTQMFGLSREIEFAVKLGLIEVKDGKAILDKLERELSTLHEASIRK, encoded by the coding sequence TTGGCGTCTGAAATGATAGTGAATCATCAGGAAAAAGCATATGCCTTATTGCAGGCTGACGCTGAAAAAATATTAAAGCTTATTAAAGTGCAAATGGATAATCTCACGATGCCTCAATGCCCTCTTTATGAAGAGGTATTGGATACGCAAATGTTTGGGTTATCGAGAGAAATAGAATTTGCGGTTAAACTAGGCTTAATTGAGGTCAAGGATGGGAAAGCGATACTAGATAAGTTAGAAAGAGAGTTATCTACGCTTCACGAAGCATCCATAAGAAAATAA
- a CDS encoding FtsW/RodA/SpoVE family cell cycle protein, whose protein sequence is MVKKIFKSYDYTLIIAIVLLSLFGLVMIFSASMASSVQRYHVPSDYFYQRQKLFLIGSAFVFTFVALFPYKIMRSTKFLVFITSISVLGLLGLFIFGQVKGNAQSWFEIGPLSLQPAEFVKIFVIIYLSAVYAKKQAYINQFNRGVLPPLAYLILVCALIAVQPDFGTAIIIALIGIMIILSSGMNLKNITKLVLIGVIIVAPFIIALQDEIFSEKRMARFTVLNDPFVDEENYGFHLANSYIAIGSGGVNGLGLGKSIQKLGYLPESHTDFIMAVIAEELGIWGVSFVIITLGYIVLRGIYLGLRCKDPFGSLLAIGISSMIGIQSFINLAGVSGVIPLTGVPLPFVSYGGSSILQLAIASGILVNVSMFVKYESKYKKTQPEIEKNTTQREGNLYRFRT, encoded by the coding sequence ATGGTTAAAAAAATCTTTAAGTCTTACGACTACACGTTAATTATTGCCATCGTCCTATTGTCTTTATTTGGTTTGGTTATGATTTTTAGTGCGAGTATGGCTTCTTCTGTTCAAAGGTATCATGTTCCAAGTGATTATTTTTATCAGCGTCAAAAGCTATTTTTAATAGGTTCAGCTTTTGTTTTCACTTTCGTTGCCCTTTTTCCATATAAAATTATGAGGAGCACTAAGTTTTTAGTTTTTATTACTTCTATTTCCGTTTTGGGACTTCTCGGGCTGTTTATTTTTGGACAAGTTAAGGGGAATGCGCAAAGTTGGTTCGAAATTGGTCCTTTAAGCCTACAGCCAGCAGAATTTGTAAAGATTTTTGTAATTATTTATTTGTCTGCTGTCTATGCGAAGAAACAAGCGTATATAAATCAATTTAATAGAGGGGTTCTCCCTCCATTGGCATACCTTATTCTCGTTTGTGCGTTAATTGCCGTCCAGCCAGACTTTGGAACAGCAATCATTATTGCTTTAATAGGAATAATGATTATCCTTTCCTCAGGAATGAACCTCAAAAACATTACGAAATTAGTTTTAATAGGTGTCATTATTGTTGCGCCTTTTATCATTGCTTTACAGGATGAAATATTCTCTGAAAAGCGAATGGCGCGATTTACTGTTTTAAATGACCCCTTTGTTGATGAAGAAAATTATGGTTTTCATCTAGCTAATTCATACATAGCGATTGGATCCGGTGGCGTAAATGGTTTAGGTTTAGGAAAGAGCATCCAAAAACTAGGGTATCTACCTGAATCACATACTGACTTCATTATGGCTGTAATTGCTGAAGAACTGGGGATTTGGGGAGTTAGCTTTGTTATTATCACTTTAGGATATATCGTTTTAAGGGGTATCTATCTAGGTTTGAGGTGCAAGGACCCATTTGGAAGTTTATTAGCAATTGGGATTTCAAGCATGATTGGTATTCAATCGTTTATTAACTTAGCTGGTGTTTCAGGAGTCATCCCGCTGACAGGCGTTCCGCTGCCGTTTGTAAGTTACGGTGGCTCATCAATACTTCAGTTAGCAATTGCTTCAGGTATACTAGTAAATGTTTCGATGTTTGTAAAATACGAAAGCAAATATAAAAAAACACAGCCAGAAATAGAAAAAAATACCACACAGCGAGAAGGAAACCTATATCGATTTAGAACATAA